The following are from one region of the Cloacibacterium normanense genome:
- a CDS encoding hydroxymethylglutaryl-CoA lyase, producing the protein MFLTECPRDAMQGWGEFIPTQKKIDYINALMEVGFDVLDCGSFVSPKAIPQMADTKDVIPEIQKKNNTKISVIVANLSGAERALKHENIDILGFPFSISETFQYRNTNKNQEEAYEEIVKIWELVQSENRELNLYFSMAFGNPYGEIWKWQDVEFWAKRFAEIGIKNILLSDTTGTGNVERISQLFEKIPAQFPDIHFGAHFHNKYEDSYVKLKAAYDQGCRRFDSAIKGIGGCPYAKDDLVGNMPTEQVINFMASEKINHKLNLLNFEAAWNRAKDIFKF; encoded by the coding sequence ATGTTTTTAACTGAATGTCCACGAGACGCCATGCAAGGTTGGGGAGAATTTATTCCCACTCAAAAAAAGATTGATTACATTAATGCATTGATGGAAGTAGGCTTTGATGTACTCGATTGTGGAAGTTTCGTGTCGCCAAAAGCCATTCCTCAAATGGCAGATACTAAAGACGTAATCCCCGAAATTCAGAAAAAAAATAACACCAAAATTTCTGTCATCGTTGCCAATCTTTCTGGAGCAGAACGAGCCTTGAAGCATGAAAATATAGATATTTTAGGCTTTCCTTTTTCTATTTCTGAAACGTTTCAGTACAGAAACACCAATAAAAACCAAGAAGAAGCGTATGAAGAAATTGTTAAAATTTGGGAGTTAGTACAATCCGAAAACAGAGAATTGAACCTTTATTTTTCTATGGCTTTCGGAAATCCTTATGGCGAAATCTGGAAATGGCAAGATGTAGAATTTTGGGCTAAAAGATTTGCGGAAATTGGCATCAAAAACATTTTGCTTTCAGACACTACAGGAACTGGTAACGTAGAGCGAATTTCGCAATTGTTTGAAAAAATTCCTGCGCAGTTTCCTGATATTCATTTCGGAGCACATTTTCATAATAAATACGAAGATTCTTACGTAAAACTGAAAGCGGCTTATGATCAAGGTTGCAGAAGATTTGACTCTGCGATTAAAGGAATTGGCGGTTGTCCTTATGCAAAAGATGATTTAGTAGGAAATATGCCAACGGAACAAGTCATAAATTTTATGGCATCTGAAAAAATAAACCACAAACTGAATCTTCTTAATTTTGAAGCAGCTTGGAATAGAGCAAAAGATATTTTTAAGTTTTAA
- a CDS encoding sulfurtransferase: MKPIITATELSEIFHQENLVILDARTGKDARENYLQNHIKGARFIDLDKDLAEIGEDAAFGGRHPLPKISKFAETLQNLGISEDSHLVVYDTSNGANAAARCWWMLKSFGIEKVQVLSGGFKTAEKTGIPLKSGEEIFEKTSFILKENWSWPTSTLEEVEKEITENSATVIDVRDAYRYRGESEPIDLVAGHIPGAINIPFSENLDENGEFLSPEILKEKYQQFLADASPQLNMTKKLIIHCGSGVTACHTILALDYAGFVTLSTDRKSADEVLEVPNLYVGSWSEWSRREGKEIAKGV; the protein is encoded by the coding sequence ATGAAACCCATCATCACTGCAACCGAACTTTCAGAAATTTTCCATCAAGAAAACTTAGTGATTCTTGATGCTAGAACGGGAAAAGATGCCCGTGAAAATTACCTGCAAAATCACATCAAAGGTGCTAGGTTTATCGACCTTGACAAAGATTTAGCAGAAATTGGCGAAGATGCAGCTTTCGGAGGAAGGCATCCCTTGCCAAAGATTTCAAAATTTGCAGAGACTCTACAAAATTTAGGAATTTCTGAAGATTCACACCTTGTGGTTTATGACACTTCTAACGGTGCAAATGCAGCGGCTCGTTGTTGGTGGATGTTAAAATCTTTTGGAATTGAAAAAGTTCAGGTTTTGAGTGGTGGATTTAAAACGGCAGAAAAGACCGGGATTCCTTTAAAATCTGGTGAAGAAATTTTTGAAAAAACTTCTTTTATATTGAAAGAAAATTGGAGTTGGCCAACCTCAACTTTGGAAGAGGTAGAAAAAGAAATTACCGAAAATTCTGCTACCGTCATAGATGTAAGAGATGCTTACAGATACCGTGGAGAAAGCGAACCGATAGATTTAGTTGCAGGACATATTCCTGGCGCAATCAATATTCCTTTTTCTGAAAATTTAGATGAAAATGGCGAGTTTCTTTCTCCTGAAATTTTGAAGGAAAAATATCAACAATTTTTGGCCGATGCTTCGCCACAGCTAAACATGACAAAAAAATTAATCATTCACTGTGGTTCTGGCGTTACTGCTTGTCATACGATTTTGGCTTTAGACTATGCTGGTTTCGTCACACTGAGCACAGACAGAAAGTCTGCGGACGAAGTCCTCGAAGTGCCGAATTTATATGTAGGTTCTTGGAGCGAATGGAGCCGAAGAGAAGGAAAAGAAATTGCTAAAGGTGTATAA
- a CDS encoding GNAT family N-acetyltransferase, with product MIYKFSETDEELKQILQLQAQNHKDSVDEDTKAKQGFVTVKHSFSEIKALNNIEKHTILKVDNQVEAYVLAMTKKSKNLIPILEPMFKIFDEIFYKNKKISDYNYMVCGQVCVGEKVRGKGVFDEIYQFYRENLEKDYDFCITEIAVNNTRSIRAHERIGFKTIHRYTDVFGIDWLVVLWDWR from the coding sequence ATGATTTACAAATTTTCTGAAACAGATGAAGAATTGAAACAAATTCTTCAATTACAAGCCCAAAACCATAAGGATTCTGTAGATGAAGACACCAAAGCAAAACAAGGCTTCGTTACGGTAAAGCATTCATTTTCAGAAATAAAAGCATTAAACAACATAGAGAAACACACAATTCTGAAAGTCGATAACCAAGTAGAAGCGTATGTTTTAGCAATGACTAAAAAATCTAAAAACTTAATTCCAATTCTAGAGCCAATGTTTAAAATTTTTGATGAAATTTTTTACAAAAACAAGAAAATTTCTGATTATAATTACATGGTTTGTGGACAAGTTTGTGTGGGAGAAAAAGTAAGAGGTAAAGGTGTTTTTGATGAAATTTACCAATTTTACAGAGAAAATTTAGAAAAAGACTATGATTTTTGCATCACAGAAATTGCAGTAAATAATACTCGTTCTATACGTGCACACGAAAGGATAGGCTTTAAAACCATACATCGTTACACTGATGTCTTTGGAATAGATTGGTTAGTGGTTTTATGGGATTGGAGATAA